A section of the Clostridium sp. TW13 genome encodes:
- a CDS encoding ABC transporter ATP-binding protein, with translation MLKINNLSKSFVDKEAIKNINLTVNKGSILGLVGPNGAGKSTLLRTIVDIYTPDTGSVTLDGENIEDNPSIKERIGYMGDRNDYFNKWKIKHIVKHYKFAYVNFDEEKFNKINEVFQIPLNKKVTKLSKGNISRLFFMLTLSSNPDLLILDEPTSGLDPIVKRKLLKILVDDVFERETTVIISSHNLSDLESICDHIVFINDGEIIKDNSLDTLKTDMKKLQIIFKENAPEDFEHWKEFLHVDKIGRSFNAITNCCNEELMNKLKENGALFIEELDMSLEDMLVYTIEH, from the coding sequence ATGCTAAAAATAAACAACTTATCTAAGTCTTTTGTAGATAAAGAGGCTATTAAAAATATAAATCTTACTGTAAATAAAGGCAGCATCCTAGGTCTTGTAGGACCTAATGGAGCAGGTAAATCCACCTTACTTAGAACTATAGTTGATATATATACCCCAGATACTGGCTCAGTTACATTAGATGGAGAAAATATTGAAGACAATCCTTCTATTAAAGAAAGAATTGGCTACATGGGAGATAGAAATGACTATTTTAACAAATGGAAAATAAAGCATATAGTTAAGCATTATAAATTTGCCTATGTTAATTTTGATGAGGAAAAATTCAATAAAATAAATGAAGTTTTTCAAATTCCATTAAATAAAAAAGTTACAAAGCTTTCAAAAGGAAATATTTCTAGATTATTTTTTATGTTGACACTTAGCTCTAATCCAGACTTATTAATACTTGATGAGCCTACTTCTGGCCTTGACCCTATTGTTAAAAGAAAACTTCTTAAGATACTAGTAGACGATGTTTTTGAAAGAGAAACCACAGTTATTATTTCTTCACATAACTTAAGTGATTTGGAATCCATATGCGATCATATTGTTTTCATTAATGATGGAGAAATAATAAAAGATAATTCTCTAGACACCCTAAAGACAGATATGAAAAAACTTCAAATAATATTTAAAGAAAATGCTCCAGAAGACTTTGAGCATTGGAAAGAGTTCTTGCACGTAGATAAGATAGGAAGAAGCTTTAATGCCATTACCAATTGCTGCAATGAAGAATTAATGAACAAACTAAAAGAAAATGGTGCTCTATTCATAGAAGAACTTGATATGAGCCTTGAAGATATGCTAGTCTACACAATTGAACATTAA